From the uncultured Methanomethylovorans sp. genome, the window GGATGATAGCACTCGACTGAACAATTTGTACATCAGTTTGCAGTTTCGTGTTAAGGAGGGAATAATGCTCATCAACTGAACTTGAAAGTATATCTTGGGAAGAACTGAGAGTTGTATATGATATTGTAGCTATGAGGATGGCAGAAACTAAAAAAATGGTTACTACTATAGATGTCTCAAAGCCCATAGAGTTCCTCCAACCCATGCTTGACCTTTGACATTTCCCTGTCAATACTACTAAGCATGTTCTTGTCTATCTTGCGGCCACATAGCCTTTCAATGAAAAGCAAGGATTTAGTGTGGTCTTCCGGGAGAAGGCGCCATGTAGGTTTCTCCACGTAATAGTCAATTCCTCTTGCATAGGCCATGATCTCTGAGCGCACATTGTCGCTTATCCAGCCAATATCGACATAATAATCAAGAGCATCCATCAAATTGTTCCTGCCCACTCTTTCCATAAGAAACTCTATCCAGTTAAGAAGAACAACAACGCTTGTAGGATCCTTGCGTATGGCATCCAATCTGACTAATGGATTATTTCCTTTTGATGTCTCCTGATTATTCGAATTTGATTCTTCCGAAATTATGGGTTCCTTAGAGTTGGATACTTGATCTGGAGATTTTTGGATTTTGGCCCCATTCTTTTCAATGTCTTCAACTTTAAGGGAAAGATTACTGAGAACTTCAGACAGCTCCAGGATGCTAGCATCTATAAGAGCGTTTTTTTCAGAAAGTTCCTCTGTTTTTACGGATATAGTATTGATAGTCTCATGCATCATTGCCATTGCATCTGCAAAAGCATCAAACTTTGTCTCCATGTCCTGCATCTTTTCACTAACTGAGTCTGCAGCCCCTGAAGAACTTATACGTTGTGAGAACGAATCTATATCGTTCTTCAGCATTACAAGCATATTGCCAACTTCATTGATTCTCTTTTCAGTTTTGTCAAATCTCTCAATTGTTGCTCTTCCACCAGCATCATCACCTACAAAAGGGTTCACCTGATTTGAAACGATCTCGTATAAAGACAACAGTTCAAGGATGTTCTTGTCCATCTTTGTAACTGTTTTATTCATTTCTTCATTCTCTTTCTGCACCATTGAGAGGCTGACGTCTG encodes:
- a CDS encoding FlaD/FlaE family flagellar protein, with product MAGLVDKIKNITSLLNKGGKKKTSTSPFSGNTDPFSIAPPGLGVVPDLKAGMPPGLASPPGVFPPGMQAQSEKPSVDTAALEASNKKIKELEGKLAKTDVSLSMVQKENEEMNKTVTKMDKNILELLSLYEIVSNQVNPFVGDDAGGRATIERFDKTEKRINEVGNMLVMLKNDIDSFSQRISSSGAADSVSEKMQDMETKFDAFADAMAMMHETINTISVKTEELSEKNALIDASILELSEVLSNLSLKVEDIEKNGAKIQKSPDQVSNSKEPIISEESNSNNQETSKGNNPLVRLDAIRKDPTSVVVLLNWIEFLMERVGRNNLMDALDYYVDIGWISDNVRSEIMAYARGIDYYVEKPTWRLLPEDHTKSLLFIERLCGRKIDKNMLSSIDREMSKVKHGLEELYGL